AAAGGTTAAATTAACTGTCATGGTTAAAACAGACGTTGGTATTTGATATACAAACTATGTATCTGAAACAACAGGCATTAGTTACGCCTATACGAATGTGCCTACACATAGTAGTACACACATAGTTTCATCGAATAATAATGATGCAAAGCGATCTACGTTCAGAAAAGTAAATTTTTATGTTCATGGATATGTGCAATTAACGTTTATTGACTTTTTACGTTAATATCTGTCAACTAGCGTGCTTCCCAGTTGTGCGCATCATTTCATCAATACAGTCAAATGCCTATATGTATGCATGCTTGCACGCacatgcacatatgtataaaagATGCAAGCACATGATTAATTGTATTTGTGCTTTCATGCACATTTCTATGCATGTATTGTGTCATTATGTGAATGTTTTAACTTCGTACGAGACGAACGGAGTTTACAGTTTTTATATAATGCTTTTATTTTTAGGTCATCGTTGAGAATTGTCAAATTTGAAATATCAAACCCTTTTGCAATTGTTAAAAGTACAGAGTAAAATGAGTGCCGTCGCCAACAGCGATCCAGCCATTCCCAACATGGCACTTGGGCGAAGTCAAACGATATGCCGATTTTATCTGCGCGGAATTTGCCGTTTTGGCGAGCTCTGCCGTTTCTCGCATGATTTAAGTCGCGGCCGTCCCGAGTGTGCGGAGCAAACGCATATAACTACAGATAATGCTGAGAGCATTAAGCCAAGCACCAGCCAACGTAATTGGGCAAATGCCCCGATATTTGTGCCTAGCCAGAAGCGCGTGCTGGAACAGaacgaggatgaggaggcAGCTTCTGGCAGCGTATCCCTTCAAAACGGAATCTCCTGGGCCGAAGTAGTTGGTGGCCCGACAGTCGACGTGAGCTGTTGCGAACCCGCATCATTGGACGAGGTTTGTCCCTATGAATGTCCGTGTCCTTATGGCGAGTATTGCCCCTATCGTATACACATGGAGCTATGCGAAATGTGTGACCAGTATTGCCTGCATCCCACGGATCAAGCTCAACGTAAAAATCACAACCGGGAGTGCTTGCAACAGCACGAACAGGCCATGGAACTTTCCTTTGCGATCGCTCGCTCTAAGGATAAGGCCTGCGGCATATGCTTCGACACAATCATGGAGAAGGCTGGCCGGGAGAAAAGATTTGGCATCCTGCCCAACTGCAACCATATCTTTTGTTTGGAATGCATTCGTAAATGGCGCCAGGCCAAACAGTTTGAGCATAAAATAACGCGGTGAGTGAAATGATAATTGATTGAAAATGGGGTCTACCTATATGTATTGAGTGGAGAATTCGACTATAGAATTCTTGCTTATATTcgaatgtatgtatattacaTACAAAATTAACGCTACGCTTCATTTTAGTGCTTGCCCCGAATGTCGCGTATGCTCAGACTTTGTCTGCCCCAGTGCGTTTTGGGTGGAGACAAAGGAGGAAAAGGATAAGCTTCTCAATGATTATCGCGCTGCCTTGGGAGCCAAAGATTGTAAATACTTTCAGAAAGGCGAGGGAAAGTGTCCCTTTGGAAACAAGTGCTTTTATAAACATGCCCTGCCCAATGGGGATATCGTTGATGTGGGCTTACCAAAGCGTACTCGGAAGTTACAAGGCCAACATGAAATAATCGATTTACTCGATGTGAGTATCATATATCCTTTTGCTGTATATAAATGACTATACTGATCAATATATTAAATACTTATCAAATATAATAGATTTATCTGTGGGACTACGTTGATAGACGTGATTATCATTGGCTGGAGATATTTTCAAGTGATATAAGTGAATCTTCAGATGTCTCCGATGATGAGTAAGCATCtaacgaagaagaagaaaaaacacaaacacaaaacaaaaagtgcaGCAATTGTAGACCCGCAACGAAACAAAATGTTCGATATACAGTCCCAGATATAACCTAATCAATATTCTAgcgatatatacatataaatgatACAGAACCAAATATCGAAGGCAAAATTTAAAccaacacacatacatgtattTGGGTACCAAAATTTAggtttatataaaatatttattctcCACTTAACGCAACGAAATTTTCAGCAACTTTTCCGTACttgtattaaattaaaatatatttaataccATCCAATAAGTGGTTACCATTAAACCTTAAAGATCAATGATATATCATTACCTATGTATACACAATTTTAGAGATAATAAAATAAGTAAACAAATAGATTTTTCAAAATAGGTGATATCAAATGTGTAAACAAACTATGCCTTTCAGACTGAATTGTAAAGATAACAAAATACAAACATTCTTTAATCGGgtttccactcattttttttgAAGTTAAAAAGCGATAACTAAGTAAAACGCACATAGAAAACATAACaaacataataataaaaaatgcatatTGCATGCGGTATGCGTTATCCGGTAATAGAAAAACTTAAATTTCTGATGTTGTGCCGATATAGTGTTATCATAACTACATACATACCATACCACACCATACCTTTTTGTCAATCAATAAtcaatacatttttgttgctgttatgATTATAATTTTGTGTTAAAGTATTACTGTTGCATACCTGTAATTCAGTATATTTCTAAACGTTTTTCCACAAGTTCCCCGTAATACCCTGACACAAAGAGCTATAattattgtatgtatattta
The sequence above is a segment of the Drosophila pseudoobscura strain MV-25-SWS-2005 chromosome X, UCI_Dpse_MV25, whole genome shotgun sequence genome. Coding sequences within it:
- the Mkrn1 gene encoding probable E3 ubiquitin-protein ligase makorin-1, giving the protein MSAVANSDPAIPNMALGRSQTICRFYLRGICRFGELCRFSHDLSRGRPECAEQTHITTDNAESIKPSTSQRNWANAPIFVPSQKRVLEQNEDEEAASGSVSLQNGISWAEVVGGPTVDVSCCEPASLDEVCPYECPCPYGEYCPYRIHMELCEMCDQYCLHPTDQAQRKNHNRECLQQHEQAMELSFAIARSKDKACGICFDTIMEKAGREKRFGILPNCNHIFCLECIRKWRQAKQFEHKITRACPECRVCSDFVCPSAFWVETKEEKDKLLNDYRAALGAKDCKYFQKGEGKCPFGNKCFYKHALPNGDIVDVGLPKRTRKLQGQHEIIDLLDIYLWDYVDRRDYHWLEIFSSDISESSDVSDDE